Proteins co-encoded in one Halococcoides cellulosivorans genomic window:
- a CDS encoding HAD family hydrolase, translated as MGVKSARSPTQSSVTAVCFDLDDTLYDYHAYARAGLRAAADRLAELTGEDYADELERLYFEESITSGTFDRLLDDHDLSPELLSECVEAYHDADTALSPYPETVSVLADLAEDYRLGVVTDGRGGHRKLHRLGLADTFESVVVAPAIDATKCDARPFEVALMDLAVPPDRVVFVGDDPRVDVPVPNELGMTTVRLRRGRFEDLAVPGDTAPPDYEIDSLDRLPAVL; from the coding sequence ATGGGCGTGAAATCGGCGCGGTCGCCGACCCAGTCGTCGGTCACGGCCGTCTGTTTCGACCTGGACGACACGCTGTACGACTATCACGCCTACGCGCGGGCGGGCCTGCGCGCCGCTGCCGACCGACTGGCCGAACTCACCGGCGAGGACTATGCCGACGAACTCGAACGGCTCTACTTCGAGGAGTCGATCACGTCGGGGACGTTCGACCGCCTGCTCGACGACCACGACCTCTCGCCCGAACTCCTCTCCGAGTGTGTCGAGGCCTACCACGACGCCGACACCGCGCTGTCGCCGTATCCCGAGACCGTGTCGGTGCTGGCCGACCTCGCGGAGGACTACCGTCTCGGCGTGGTGACCGACGGCCGCGGCGGCCATCGCAAACTCCACCGCCTCGGCCTGGCGGACACGTTCGAATCGGTCGTCGTCGCGCCGGCGATCGACGCCACCAAATGCGACGCTCGTCCCTTCGAGGTCGCACTGATGGATCTGGCCGTCCCGCCGGATCGGGTCGTGTTCGTCGGTGACGATCCACGGGTCGACGTGCCCGTGCCCAACGAGTTGGGTATGACGACCGTTCGCCTGCGCCGCGGGCGGTTCGAGGACCTCGCGGTCCCCGGCGATACGGCCCCGCCAGATTACGAAATCGACAGTCTCGACCGCCTCCCGGCGGTGCTGTGA
- a CDS encoding glycosyltransferase family 2 protein: protein MYRDHTVAAVVPAYNESGFVGNVIDGLPEFVDRAYVIDDGSTDDTWAEIQSHAAERNAAHDGHFEELVVGIRHDENRGVGGAIKTGYQRARDDEMDVTVVLGGDDQMDPAELTRYIDPIVDGVADYTKGNRFARPEDRAAMPRFRLIGNVVLSYLTKIASGYWGSMDSQNGYTAISLAALRATDIEGMYEYYGYCNDLLVRLNVAGVTIADVPRSSTFAYQDGWKSHIDYREYIPRVSAMLLSAFLWRLKEKYLLERYDPLAPLYALGGLALGVGTLGTLAALGRRKSIGSWLVGLFAGALTVLYAGERDRRDNRDLEAHLDPAAEDPAIETGADAEAGDAPDADTADDAESIDERSDDDGVDAADRGDGVDTDDSAATTPPSGNGTGRLTTADPSDS from the coding sequence ATGTATAGAGACCACACCGTCGCGGCGGTCGTCCCGGCGTACAACGAGTCGGGGTTCGTCGGCAACGTCATCGACGGGCTCCCAGAGTTCGTCGACCGGGCGTACGTGATCGACGACGGCTCGACCGACGACACCTGGGCGGAGATCCAGTCGCACGCCGCCGAGCGAAACGCGGCCCACGACGGCCACTTCGAGGAGTTGGTCGTGGGGATTCGCCACGACGAGAATCGCGGCGTGGGCGGCGCGATCAAGACGGGCTACCAGCGGGCGCGCGACGACGAGATGGACGTGACGGTCGTCCTCGGCGGCGACGATCAGATGGACCCGGCCGAACTCACCCGGTATATCGACCCGATCGTCGACGGCGTCGCGGACTACACCAAGGGCAACCGCTTCGCCCGCCCGGAGGATCGCGCGGCGATGCCTCGCTTTCGCCTGATCGGCAACGTCGTGCTCTCCTATCTCACGAAGATCGCGAGCGGCTACTGGGGGTCGATGGACTCCCAGAACGGCTACACGGCCATCTCGCTCGCGGCCCTGCGCGCGACCGACATCGAGGGCATGTACGAGTACTACGGCTACTGCAACGACCTGCTCGTTCGGCTCAACGTCGCGGGCGTCACGATCGCCGACGTCCCGCGATCGTCGACGTTCGCCTACCAGGACGGCTGGAAGAGCCACATCGACTACCGCGAGTACATCCCCCGGGTGTCCGCCATGCTGCTCTCGGCGTTCCTCTGGCGACTCAAAGAGAAGTACCTCCTCGAACGGTACGACCCGCTCGCCCCGCTCTATGCCCTGGGCGGACTCGCACTCGGCGTCGGGACGCTGGGTACACTCGCCGCGCTCGGCCGCCGGAAGTCGATCGGCTCGTGGCTGGTCGGACTGTTCGCCGGCGCGCTCACGGTGTTGTACGCGGGCGAACGCGACCGACGCGACAACCGCGATCTGGAGGCTCACCTGGATCCGGCCGCAGAGGACCCCGCGATCGAGACGGGGGCCGACGCCGAGGCCGGCGATGCGCCAGACGCGGACACGGCGGACGACGCCGAGTCCATCGACGAGCGGAGCGACGACGATGGCGTCGACGCGGCCGATCGCGGTGACGGCGTCGACACGGACGACAGCGCCGCGACGACGCCACCCAGCGGCAACGGCACCGGACGACTGACCACTGCGGACCCGAGCGATTCGTAA
- a CDS encoding DUF4112 domain-containing protein codes for MRHASSDAVGAADATGAADATGAADATGAADATGAADATGAATHPAVRRVELVGRVLDDAVRIPGTDQRIGLDPIIGVLPIAGDTVAALFSVYILLEAVRLGVGVLTLARMSAYVAIDLVVGSVPVLGSVFDAVWKANAWNARILARHVETSGASGSVSA; via the coding sequence ATGCGACACGCATCGAGTGACGCCGTTGGAGCGGCCGACGCCACCGGAGCGGCCGACGCCACCGGAGCGGCCGACGCCACCGGAGCGGCCGACGCCACCGGAGCGGCCGATGCCACCGGAGCGGCCACGCATCCGGCCGTCCGTCGCGTCGAACTGGTCGGTCGCGTGCTCGACGATGCCGTCCGGATTCCGGGGACGGACCAGCGGATCGGTCTCGACCCGATCATCGGCGTGCTCCCCATCGCTGGCGACACGGTCGCGGCCCTGTTCTCGGTGTACATCCTCCTCGAAGCGGTCCGTCTCGGCGTGGGGGTGCTGACGCTCGCGCGCATGAGTGCCTACGTGGCGATCGACCTGGTCGTCGGTTCGGTCCCGGTGCTCGGGTCCGTCTTCGACGCCGTCTGGAAGGCTAACGCCTGGAACGCACGGATCCTGGCCCGCCACGTCGAGACGAGTGGGGCGTCCGGGTCGGTCTCGGCGTGA
- a CDS encoding winged helix-turn-helix domain-containing protein: MTDDWETVGHVVSSTYRVDALERLAESPAPPSTIADDTGSAVSHVSRALQDLREKGLVDLLVPESRKKGRIYGITDAGREVWETIEAENLA, from the coding sequence ATGACTGACGACTGGGAGACCGTCGGCCACGTCGTCAGCTCGACCTATCGCGTCGACGCCCTGGAGCGACTCGCGGAGTCGCCGGCGCCGCCGTCGACGATCGCAGACGACACCGGGTCGGCCGTCTCGCACGTCTCACGGGCGCTGCAGGACCTCCGTGAGAAGGGGTTGGTCGACCTGCTCGTCCCGGAATCGCGGAAGAAAGGACGGATCTACGGCATCACTGACGCGGGCCGTGAGGTCTGGGAGACCATCGAGGCCGAGAACCTGGCCTGA
- a CDS encoding phosphopentomutase/phosphoglucosamine mutase has translation MFGTSGIRGPVGDQVTGALALDLGRALGATSDRVVVGRDVRESGDALARAAIAGIQEAGSNVIDVGVESTPTIARSVRPLDADAGLVVTASHNPPADNGFKCWSRDASAFDADEIEALEAVMAESQRATVPADEMGTVRTVEHARADHRDRLPTDGLDASVVVDVGTGTGQVTSEALRAGGCAVHTLDADRDGRFPARPSEPTAETCGTLAALVGATDADLGVAHDGDADRMMAVDETGRFVSGDELLGVFASATPPGSSVAAPINASALVEDVTDGAVVRTAVGDGAVAEATRQPEVAFGGEPSGAWIWPAETYCPDGHLAACRLVQLVTQGPSLAERVAALPSYATRRASIECADKRAVMDAVEAGVRERFDDVTDVDGVRVDLSDGWFLIRASGTQPLVRVTAEAETDARADAVFDEARSIVEEAVEPPVIDGDD, from the coding sequence ATGTTCGGCACCAGCGGCATTCGCGGCCCAGTCGGAGACCAGGTCACGGGCGCGCTCGCGCTCGATCTCGGACGCGCGCTCGGGGCGACCAGCGATCGAGTCGTCGTCGGGCGCGACGTCCGCGAGAGCGGCGACGCGCTCGCCCGGGCGGCCATCGCGGGGATCCAGGAGGCCGGCAGCAACGTGATCGACGTCGGCGTCGAGTCCACCCCGACGATCGCCCGGTCGGTCCGCCCGCTCGACGCCGACGCGGGCCTGGTCGTCACTGCCTCGCACAACCCACCCGCAGACAACGGCTTCAAATGCTGGTCCCGAGACGCCAGCGCGTTCGACGCCGACGAGATCGAGGCCCTCGAAGCGGTGATGGCAGAGAGCCAGCGGGCGACGGTCCCGGCCGACGAGATGGGGACCGTCCGGACGGTCGAGCACGCCCGCGCGGACCACCGCGACCGGCTTCCGACCGACGGCCTCGACGCGTCGGTCGTCGTCGACGTCGGCACGGGCACCGGCCAGGTGACCAGTGAGGCGCTCCGCGCGGGCGGGTGTGCGGTCCACACCCTCGACGCCGACCGCGACGGGCGCTTCCCCGCCCGGCCGAGCGAGCCGACCGCCGAGACCTGCGGGACGCTCGCCGCACTCGTCGGGGCCACCGACGCCGACCTGGGGGTCGCCCACGACGGCGACGCCGATCGAATGATGGCCGTCGACGAGACCGGTCGGTTCGTCTCCGGCGACGAGTTGCTCGGTGTGTTCGCGAGTGCGACGCCGCCCGGATCGTCGGTCGCCGCGCCGATCAACGCCAGCGCGCTCGTCGAGGACGTCACGGACGGCGCGGTCGTCCGGACCGCGGTCGGCGACGGAGCGGTGGCCGAGGCCACTCGCCAGCCCGAGGTGGCGTTCGGCGGCGAGCCCAGCGGCGCGTGGATCTGGCCCGCCGAGACCTACTGTCCCGACGGCCACCTCGCGGCCTGCCGACTCGTCCAGTTGGTCACCCAAGGCCCGTCGCTGGCCGAGCGCGTCGCCGCGCTCCCGAGTTACGCGACGCGACGAGCCTCGATCGAGTGTGCGGACAAGCGCGCGGTCATGGACGCAGTCGAAGCGGGGGTGCGCGAGCGATTCGACGACGTGACCGACGTGGACGGCGTTCGGGTCGATCTGTCGGACGGATGGTTTTTGATCCGTGCGAGCGGGACTCAGCCGCTCGTGCGGGTGACCGCCGAGGCCGAGACCGACGCGCGCGCCGACGCGGTCTTCGACGAGGCGCGATCGATCGTCGAGGAGGCTGTCGAGCCGCCGGTCATCGACGGAGACGACTGA
- a CDS encoding DUF7511 domain-containing protein gives MEVVTKSSTVVGRTMDVVRRPARVCQLEAVVVSHDHAPDECTVSPREVDEARQTTAWITAREGSYCDAEAMR, from the coding sequence ATGGAGGTTGTAACGAAGTCCTCGACCGTCGTCGGTCGAACCATGGACGTCGTCCGTCGCCCTGCCCGGGTCTGTCAGCTCGAAGCCGTCGTCGTCAGTCACGATCACGCGCCAGACGAGTGTACGGTCTCGCCACGCGAGGTGGACGAAGCCCGACAGACGACCGCGTGGATCACCGCCCGCGAGGGGTCGTACTGTGACGCCGAAGCGATGCGGTGA
- the glmU gene encoding bifunctional sugar-1-phosphate nucleotidylyltransferase/acetyltransferase — protein sequence MHVIILAAGRGTRMRPLSDAMPKPLLPVANRPIVTRVADAAVEAGADRLSIVVGYRHELIVDALGSSHRGCPIEYAIQERRDGTAAAVETAIDHVEGPFAVLNGDNVYDPASLEKLFAAAPAVGTTEVENPESYGVVSTNGDRVTGVVEKPVDPPSNLVTTGAYAFPAVASALLDVGPSERGERELTDVVRRLVDDWPVTTVPIDRWADVGHPWDLLAVTETLLGDVERRIDGTVHDDATVEGRVVVEAGAEIGPGVAIEGPVIVGQDAAVGPNAYLRPGTVLGTGASVGHSVEVKNSVLMADAAANHLAYVGDSVVGPDANLGAGTITANLRHDERPVLAGADAEPTGRRKFGAVIGPAAKTGIDTCLDPGAVVPADGRTRPGQTIARDAFELDPVEVAPPVETQTTPRVDR from the coding sequence GTGCACGTCATCATCCTCGCCGCCGGACGCGGCACGCGCATGCGGCCGCTATCGGACGCGATGCCGAAACCACTCCTCCCGGTCGCGAACCGGCCGATCGTCACCCGCGTCGCCGACGCCGCCGTCGAAGCCGGGGCCGACCGGCTCTCGATCGTCGTCGGCTACCGCCACGAACTGATCGTCGACGCGCTGGGATCGAGCCATCGCGGCTGTCCGATCGAGTACGCGATCCAGGAACGGCGCGACGGCACCGCCGCGGCCGTCGAGACCGCCATCGATCACGTCGAAGGGCCGTTCGCAGTGCTCAACGGCGACAACGTCTACGACCCCGCGAGTCTCGAAAAGCTGTTCGCGGCGGCCCCCGCCGTCGGGACGACCGAGGTCGAGAATCCCGAAAGCTACGGCGTCGTCTCGACGAACGGCGATCGGGTCACCGGCGTCGTCGAGAAGCCCGTCGATCCGCCCTCGAATCTCGTGACCACCGGCGCGTACGCCTTCCCAGCGGTCGCGAGTGCGCTGCTCGACGTCGGCCCGAGCGAGCGCGGCGAGCGCGAACTCACCGACGTCGTCCGCCGACTCGTCGACGACTGGCCGGTGACGACGGTGCCGATCGACCGCTGGGCCGACGTCGGCCATCCCTGGGACCTGCTCGCCGTCACCGAGACGCTGCTGGGCGACGTCGAGCGCCGAATCGACGGGACGGTCCACGACGACGCGACCGTCGAGGGACGCGTCGTCGTCGAAGCGGGGGCGGAAATCGGTCCTGGCGTCGCCATCGAGGGGCCCGTGATCGTCGGGCAAGACGCGGCCGTCGGGCCGAACGCCTACCTCCGGCCGGGGACGGTCCTCGGGACAGGCGCTTCGGTCGGGCACAGCGTCGAGGTGAAAAACAGCGTTCTGATGGCGGACGCAGCGGCCAACCACCTCGCGTACGTCGGTGACAGCGTCGTCGGGCCGGACGCGAACCTCGGCGCGGGGACGATCACCGCGAACCTGCGTCACGACGAACGCCCGGTGCTGGCCGGGGCCGACGCCGAGCCGACCGGCCGCCGAAAGTTCGGCGCGGTGATCGGCCCCGCGGCCAAGACCGGCATCGACACCTGCCTCGACCCGGGCGCGGTCGTCCCGGCCGACGGGCGGACCAGGCCCGGCCAGACGATCGCGCGCGACGCGTTCGAACTCGACCCCGTCGAGGTCGCGCCGCCGGTCGAGACACAGACCACGCCACGCGTCGATCGCTGA
- a CDS encoding DUF7344 domain-containing protein has translation MTPDTDESVASETDDPETRSSKTSESAAAETDGSGAQSPDAGDSVTAETDGSTALSPDDVFEILSNHRRRMVLYYLRHHGDSATVNELADEIAAMENEVEVDEITSQQRKRVYVSLYQTHLPKMDDHDVLEYDQDEGAVSLGPQSATIDRYLGGGAVSSNPWTLRHLAVVLFGGTILALSLFGVPGFDAIPSNWAGLGLLFLYVTSAGSGYFFQKRRTNEIPLETDYPNK, from the coding sequence GTGACGCCAGACACCGACGAGTCCGTCGCCTCCGAGACCGACGATCCCGAGACCCGATCGTCCAAAACCAGCGAGTCCGCCGCGGCCGAGACCGACGGGTCGGGGGCTCAATCGCCCGACGCCGGCGATTCCGTCACGGCCGAGACCGACGGGTCGACGGCGCTCTCGCCCGACGACGTCTTCGAAATCCTGAGCAACCACCGCCGGCGGATGGTGTTGTACTACCTCCGCCATCACGGCGACAGTGCGACGGTGAACGAACTCGCTGACGAGATCGCCGCGATGGAAAACGAGGTCGAAGTCGACGAGATCACCAGCCAGCAGCGCAAGCGCGTGTACGTCTCACTGTACCAGACCCACCTGCCGAAAATGGACGATCACGACGTCCTCGAATACGACCAGGACGAGGGGGCAGTCAGTCTCGGCCCCCAGAGCGCGACGATCGACCGGTATCTCGGCGGCGGCGCGGTCAGCTCGAACCCGTGGACGCTCCGGCATCTCGCCGTCGTCCTGTTCGGCGGGACGATCCTCGCGCTCTCGCTGTTCGGCGTCCCCGGTTTCGACGCCATCCCCTCGAACTGGGCCGGCCTCGGCCTCCTTTTTTTGTACGTGACGTCGGCCGGGTCGGGCTATTTCTTCCAGAAGCGACGAACCAATGAGATTCCGCTGGAGACCGACTACCCGAACAAGTAG
- a CDS encoding HalOD1 output domain-containing protein, with the protein MTSDQADGRETFDFEDVAPSTAVVETVAYATDRDPTTLDPLYEAIDPDALDRLIRSSADRSAEAVVRFSYLDCTITVRADGTVVVDR; encoded by the coding sequence GTGACGAGCGACCAGGCCGACGGTCGGGAGACGTTCGATTTCGAGGACGTGGCCCCGAGCACGGCGGTCGTCGAGACCGTCGCGTACGCGACTGATCGCGATCCGACGACGCTCGACCCGCTCTACGAGGCGATCGATCCCGACGCGCTCGATCGGCTGATTCGATCGAGTGCGGACCGATCCGCGGAGGCGGTCGTCCGCTTTTCGTATCTCGACTGTACGATTACCGTTCGGGCCGACGGGACCGTCGTCGTCGATCGCTGA
- a CDS encoding DUF7130 family rubredoxin-like protein: MDEHPAIERAIEPGERIYDGDGRLLGHVSGPTEDGFEIAPIDDDAEELPGQEFGEGYLMWRCSECGEMGDIDDGMPDQCPVCDAPREAIEKVRED; encoded by the coding sequence ATGGACGAGCACCCAGCGATCGAGAGAGCGATAGAACCGGGCGAGCGAATCTACGACGGCGACGGACGACTGCTCGGCCACGTCAGCGGCCCGACCGAAGACGGGTTCGAAATCGCGCCGATCGACGACGACGCCGAAGAACTTCCCGGCCAGGAGTTCGGTGAAGGGTATCTGATGTGGCGGTGTTCGGAGTGCGGCGAGATGGGCGACATCGACGACGGGATGCCCGACCAGTGTCCGGTCTGTGACGCGCCACGAGAAGCGATCGAGAAAGTGCGCGAAGACTGA
- a CDS encoding glycosyltransferase family 4 protein, translating to MTDSTTDSGASGADALSVTMVATPGDGSCGIGTYARHLREGFDRVETRPVHVDQDRRTLPAMVALAVRSVRSADDVVHLQHEYGLFRRSGSPYPGVMGLIVVPLLAVLARLRGVSVVVTMHSVLVPSATEAPRRVRAHLYVMHELFALVADQLIFLSTDCAEEFRAHVPVERSTVLPHGVNTQAASDADAASAKAAFGYDPDDHVVVIPGFVRRPKGHDVFAAVAERRPEVEFLIAGGARSAGEEEAFAASVREQAGPNLTMTGVLSEQRFALALAAADLAVLPYRVVSQSGTFNWAVAHHVPILGSDVAYFERMERRWGTVETAPIDDHDALADRVRDLLDSPARRAALAENCRRYTHAHSFDRVADDHRRIYRQAIAGESAPTIERPAEPIRAACSAPAAAEPPTVR from the coding sequence GTGACAGATTCGACCACCGATTCCGGCGCGTCGGGAGCCGACGCCCTGAGCGTGACGATGGTGGCGACGCCAGGGGACGGCTCCTGTGGCATCGGGACGTACGCACGACACCTCCGCGAGGGGTTCGACCGCGTCGAGACGCGGCCCGTCCACGTCGATCAAGACCGCCGCACGCTGCCCGCGATGGTCGCTCTGGCCGTCCGTTCGGTCCGCTCCGCGGACGACGTCGTCCATCTCCAGCACGAGTACGGCCTGTTTCGCCGGTCGGGATCGCCGTATCCCGGCGTGATGGGGCTGATCGTCGTCCCGCTGCTCGCCGTGCTCGCGCGACTTCGCGGCGTGAGCGTCGTGGTGACGATGCACTCGGTGCTCGTCCCGTCGGCCACCGAGGCCCCGCGACGCGTCCGCGCGCACCTCTATGTGATGCACGAACTGTTCGCGCTCGTGGCCGACCAGTTGATCTTCCTCTCGACGGACTGTGCCGAGGAGTTCCGGGCGCACGTCCCCGTCGAGCGATCGACGGTCCTCCCTCACGGCGTCAACACCCAGGCGGCCTCGGACGCCGACGCCGCGAGCGCGAAAGCCGCCTTCGGGTACGACCCCGACGACCACGTCGTCGTCATCCCGGGATTCGTTCGCCGGCCGAAAGGCCACGACGTCTTCGCTGCCGTCGCCGAGCGCCGCCCCGAGGTCGAGTTTCTGATCGCCGGCGGCGCGCGCTCGGCGGGCGAGGAAGAAGCGTTCGCGGCGTCGGTCCGCGAGCAGGCCGGCCCGAACCTGACGATGACAGGTGTGCTCTCCGAACAGCGGTTCGCACTCGCGCTCGCCGCCGCCGACCTCGCCGTCCTCCCATATCGGGTCGTGAGCCAGAGCGGGACGTTCAACTGGGCGGTCGCTCACCACGTGCCGATCCTCGGGAGCGACGTGGCGTACTTCGAGCGGATGGAGCGGCGCTGGGGCACCGTCGAGACCGCGCCCATCGACGATCACGACGCGCTGGCCGATCGGGTCCGAGACCTCCTCGACTCGCCGGCCCGCCGGGCCGCGCTGGCCGAGAACTGCCGTCGGTACACCCACGCACACAGCTTCGACCGCGTCGCTGACGACCACCGGCGAATCTACCGGCAGGCGATCGCGGGCGAATCGGCCCCGACGATCGAGCGTCCGGCCGAACCGATACGGGCGGCCTGTAGTGCCCCTGCCGCGGCCGAGCCCCCGACCGTTCGGTGA
- a CDS encoding ATP-grasp domain-containing protein: protein MSDTPKQTRSGSDTVTVLMTGAGAPGAWGMIRSLHSTTERDVEIVGVDMDPEAYGFALLDEHYEVPAGTDDAFVDRIAELVNEVDADVVLPLTTDELQPLATRRADIPATVMVSEAGPLAIANDKAALYGFLDERGFASAPAFHRVDDVSSFEAAVEALGYPDRPVCFKPVVGSGMRGVRILEEDADRATQLLDEKPGAARTTLEEIQPVLAEAEEFPELVVMEYLPGEEYSVDALAMGAETGPVVPRTRAKTRAGISFRGTVERDEQLIEEAGAICRELGLRYNINLQFKRDASGAPKLIEINPRVAGTIIMCVGAGANMPYLGLKHALGESIPEIDVQWGTTMNRYWNEVFRTPDGETYHVEDEPTGPRQWA, encoded by the coding sequence ATGAGTGATACACCCAAACAGACCCGATCTGGCAGCGACACCGTGACCGTCCTGATGACCGGCGCCGGCGCGCCGGGCGCGTGGGGGATGATCCGGAGCCTCCACTCGACGACCGAACGCGACGTCGAGATCGTCGGCGTCGACATGGACCCCGAGGCCTACGGGTTCGCCTTGCTCGACGAACACTACGAGGTGCCGGCGGGCACCGACGACGCGTTCGTCGACCGGATCGCCGAACTGGTGAACGAGGTCGACGCCGACGTGGTCTTGCCGCTGACGACCGACGAACTCCAGCCGCTGGCGACGCGGCGGGCGGACATCCCCGCCACGGTGATGGTCTCGGAGGCCGGGCCGCTCGCCATCGCGAACGACAAGGCCGCGCTGTACGGCTTCCTCGACGAACGTGGGTTCGCTTCCGCGCCCGCCTTCCATCGCGTCGACGACGTGTCGTCGTTCGAGGCGGCCGTCGAGGCGCTCGGCTATCCCGACCGACCGGTCTGTTTCAAACCCGTCGTCGGCAGCGGGATGCGCGGCGTGCGCATACTCGAAGAGGACGCCGATCGCGCGACACAACTGCTCGACGAGAAACCGGGGGCGGCCCGGACGACCCTCGAAGAGATTCAGCCGGTACTGGCCGAGGCCGAGGAGTTCCCCGAACTCGTCGTCATGGAGTATCTCCCCGGCGAGGAGTACAGCGTCGACGCGCTCGCGATGGGCGCCGAAACCGGCCCGGTCGTCCCGCGAACGCGAGCGAAGACGCGCGCGGGCATCTCCTTCCGTGGCACCGTCGAACGCGACGAACAGCTCATCGAGGAGGCTGGCGCGATCTGCCGGGAACTCGGCTTGCGCTACAACATCAACCTCCAGTTCAAACGCGACGCGAGCGGCGCGCCGAAGCTCATCGAGATCAACCCCCGCGTCGCGGGGACGATCATCATGTGTGTCGGTGCGGGCGCGAACATGCCGTATCTCGGCTTGAAACACGCCCTCGGCGAGTCGATCCCCGAGATCGACGTCCAGTGGGGGACGACGATGAACCGCTACTGGAACGAGGTGTTCCGCACGCCCGACGGCGAGACGTACCACGTCGAGGACGAACCGACGGGGCCACGACAATGGGCGTGA
- a CDS encoding anaerobic sulfatase maturase, whose amino-acid sequence MPDRARQPSMECDAPVHVTAMPNGPACNLDCAYCYYLDTAALYPERSSSKMSLETLEAFTEQYIEAHPGPEVTFTWQGGEPTLRGLEFYRRAVEFQRQYAPATTRVVNTFQTNGTRLDDDWCRFFAANDFLVGISIDGPPALHDRYRRTPAGGPTFEAVEAGLSRLQNHGVEHNVLCVVTALNSQYPRRVYEFFAELGVDWLQFIPLVEPRDGAAGPPPGTGPTDRDGTAGPDPEPSWPAHDWVRERHTPAAASDADSVLDRAREAPVTDRSVDPAAYGAFMQAIFEHWVRNDVGERSVRLFEHCVQVALGGPARSCVLSETCGTQVALEHTGDVYACDHYVEPAFHRGNIHDEHLATMVDSDTQRAFGRDKREGLPERCRRCPVREFCHGGCPKDRHLKTPRESGLNYLCAGYRRFFTHVQPYLELFERTIDAGKPPAFVMDAVAALDDRG is encoded by the coding sequence GTGCCCGACCGTGCTCGACAGCCGTCGATGGAGTGTGACGCGCCCGTTCACGTGACGGCGATGCCGAACGGTCCAGCCTGCAATCTCGACTGTGCGTACTGCTATTATCTCGATACGGCGGCCCTGTATCCCGAGCGGTCATCGTCCAAGATGTCCCTGGAGACGCTCGAAGCGTTCACCGAACAGTACATCGAAGCGCATCCCGGTCCAGAGGTGACGTTCACCTGGCAGGGTGGTGAGCCCACCCTCCGCGGCCTGGAGTTCTATCGACGAGCCGTCGAGTTCCAACGACAGTACGCGCCAGCCACCACGCGAGTTGTGAACACGTTCCAGACCAACGGCACCCGACTCGACGACGACTGGTGTCGGTTTTTCGCCGCGAACGATTTCCTCGTCGGGATCAGCATCGACGGGCCGCCCGCCCTCCACGACCGGTATCGCAGGACCCCCGCGGGCGGCCCGACGTTCGAGGCGGTCGAAGCGGGCCTCTCGCGCCTCCAGAACCACGGTGTCGAACACAACGTGCTCTGTGTCGTCACCGCCCTCAACAGCCAGTACCCACGGCGGGTGTACGAGTTCTTTGCGGAACTGGGCGTCGACTGGCTCCAGTTCATCCCCCTGGTCGAGCCCCGCGACGGGGCGGCAGGCCCGCCACCCGGGACGGGCCCGACCGATCGCGACGGAACGGCGGGCCCCGACCCGGAGCCCTCGTGGCCGGCCCACGACTGGGTCCGCGAGCGACACACGCCGGCCGCGGCGTCGGACGCTGACAGCGTGCTCGACCGGGCTCGCGAGGCTCCAGTCACGGACCGGAGCGTCGATCCCGCGGCCTACGGGGCGTTCATGCAGGCCATCTTCGAGCACTGGGTCCGCAACGACGTCGGAGAGCGGTCCGTCAGGTTGTTCGAGCACTGCGTTCAGGTCGCGCTCGGCGGGCCAGCCAGGTCTTGCGTCCTGAGTGAGACCTGCGGGACCCAGGTCGCGCTCGAACACACCGGCGACGTCTACGCCTGCGATCACTACGTCGAGCCGGCGTTTCATCGAGGCAACATTCACGACGAGCATCTCGCAACGATGGTCGACAGCGACACACAACGCGCGTTCGGCAGGGACAAACGCGAGGGTCTCCCGGAGCGCTGTCGACGATGCCCGGTCCGGGAGTTCTGTCACGGCGGCTGTCCGAAAGACCGCCACCTCAAGACCCCCCGCGAGTCGGGGCTCAACTATCTGTGTGCGGGGTATCGGCGGTTTTTCACCCACGTTCAGCCGTATCTGGAGCTGTTCGAGCGGACGATCGACGCGGGCAAGCCCCCCGCGTTCGTCATGGATGCGGTGGCGGCCCTCGACGACCGGGGGTGA